The Branchiostoma lanceolatum isolate klBraLanc5 chromosome 19, klBraLanc5.hap2, whole genome shotgun sequence DNA segment TGATACTATCGATGTCGTCGGTAGATGTTGTCACCTGCGTTCACACTCCATTACTGGTTGCTGCTAGAGCTGATATGAATTTCTTTCAGACTTCTTTTGTATTAGTTGCCAGTTAAAAGATATTCCAAGCCTATTTGTAACGAATAGCTGAGTGTTACAGACCGTATTTCCTGTAGTCGACACACCCATGACAGTTGCAGTGGAGAGATGAACTGCCGCACCACTTCCATCTGGAACAGCATGGGGATGGTCCAGAGGGGTTGCATTTAGCGGGGCGACCGTTTCCTGCTGGGAAGCCCTGCCCGCAACGAAAATCATTACGGAAGTCTGAAACATAAACAAGATACGCAAAGTAAGCTTGTTATCCTATTATAGTGGAGTGCATCGGAACGCCAGTCAACACAGATGTATTGATAAATATAAGAGCTTTTCTCATTGACATATGTGACCGATTCTGAGTTTGTTGTATTGTGTAATAGTCATTAAACAGGTATGGATTTTCGGGCTTGTTCAATATCAATCAGTGATGAGGTGTTTCATTTTAGCCTTTAGAAAACTGGCCAGATTGCATGCCTtcaatatttagaatgtatAGTATATAAATGAGGACTTCAATGTGACCTTTTGCAATCAGTCAGTTTTCCCTTTCCTAGCATATTCTTGTTCCTTAATTTGTCCACCAGAGGCATATATCTGTTAACACAAAAGGGGTTGCAACCATGTTTGTGTGAAAGAAAACACGTGATTCCGATACATACCTCGCTTCCTGTAGTCAACACAACCGGCACAGTTACAGTGGGCTGCCGAACCGCCGCACCAGTCCCATCGGGAACAGCATGGGGATGGTCCATTGGCGTTGCATGCAGCGGCGTAACCGTTTCCTGCGGGGTAGCGGGACCCGCAACGATAATCTGCACGGTAGGAGCCCCCACCTTTTgtggaaaacacacaaacacacattagATACCCGACAGTTAAGATAACACACATCCTTGGTGGGGAATAGTTCAATCATTTCTCTGTGTCAAGAAGCCTGGCATTAAACGAAGCCTGGCCTGGCGAAGCCTGGTCTGGCAGCCAGCCCGGCTTTTTCCGTTCTTGAGCAGGAGCAATGCGGACTCCCCTCCTCGATATGAACAACTGTCAAATAAGGTCAAACATGATCTGTCTTGTTAGAAACTATATGACAGTTGGCCATTTAGACTGATAACTTTTGCAAATTTTAATGGTATGGCGTGATCAGAGATACATATCGTATTTATGATAGTCCATGCAATACCGTACAGAAATTGTGTGATCGTCTATATTTCTTATTATTCTTTAGTTATCTATCTCGTTTTATAATTCAGTTTTAAGCTCCAATAGATGAGAAGCACACAGATGTCGATGAGGAGGAACAGCTAATGACAATTTAACATGTTTAGAATCTCTAGACTTTCAGTCATGAGATTCCATAATTCAATGACAAGTTGTCAAGGAATATTCAAGTTCTATGGATTTCAACCCTGATCAGCTATGGTACCGTAGTACGTTTTCACAATGGAAGTATTTCTTATCCATATTCATatgatttgtgtttgtgttataCTAATACAaaacatgttgttgtttatgtacACTCACCGTTCGGTGCCCTCTCACAAATGAAATATCTTTTCTCGTTACACCTGGCATCGTTCCACTTGCTGTTCCTCCAGTAATGCGGAAAATACTCCGCACAGTCTTCACCACCATGCACATTATTTGGCTCACCTGGTCCCCAGTACTTGTACCACCCAAGAGAGGAGCCATCAACCCATTTCCACTGGCCCTCTCTATACTTATCATTCAGTCCAAACCAAAAACCCCCAGATTTGCATCTAGCATTTTTCAGTTGGATCAAGAAATTGTTGGTGCTGTGGTCTTTTGGCATGGCAAGATTTCCACCTTGTCCCAGGCTGCGGCAGTATGCAGATGCTTCGTGCCAGGTTTTTCGAAAGAGGCATGCTCTGTAGCACTTCCCATTATTCTGGTGATAACCGGAGGGGCATGTGCCTGCAATAATAACATATAGCCGAGTATGATAATTGTTGTACCAGTTCATTTTCGTGTAAACGGATGTCAAAGCTTCAACCTGTAGCATTATGCCACATACTGTACATGCTTTAGCGAAAGCGCTgagtatatagatatagatatatagtaATATTTAATCCCAATATTTCTGCGAGCCAATTCCAATAGACGTGTGCAATTACCTGTTCCCTTTTTTATCAGTCTACCATCAGCTAACCCACGGGAGTCTATTCCAACTTCTCCTGTAACAGAGCAATTTATTGTATGTTATTGTATGTACGTATAAATCAACCATATAGCTATCAGTAACACCAAACTGCCTTACAGCTTCGAAAGTATTGTTAACTCCTGGAACTCAAAGAAATATGTCATAAATTGTCATTATGTAAACCTGAAAAAGCGTCTGATTTAGCATGATGCATTCATCAGCTCTAACCTGATACATCGACAGAAACCTACATGAATAAGTGTTATTCCATTGCTAAGAGTGAATTGTCTCCTTCAGATTTCTAATTGGCCCTGTCAAAGTGGGTTGTTTCTCGCAGCTTTCAAGAATAATCCACTAGACAGTCTCCCATCTTCAGTTCAGAACAGCTTCTTATCCTGCAACAAAAGGTGACAATGAATTATTAGCTGCACTTCAGTCCAGAACAGCTTCTTATCCTGCAACAAAAGGAGTCACCACATTATCAGCTGCACTTCACTACAGAACAGCTTCTTATCCTGCAACAGAAGGAGACAATGAATTATTAGCGGACCTTCAGTCCAGAACAGCTTCTTATCctgcaaaaaaaggaatcaCCATATTATCAGTTGCACCTATGTGCAAAACAGCTTATACTCCTGCATCAGAAAGAATCACTGCATCTTCAGCTTCACTAAGGTCCAGAATAGCTTTTCCTGCAACGATAGGAGAAACTATAGCATCAGGTATGAAGTCGAAAGAATATTTTTAGCCTGCAATGAACAAGCTGGATTCCATGCACTCTAACACAGGAAGGAGCAGGCCTAACCTGGTTTTGTACCAGATGTATTACATACTAGCTCATGTATTATCCGACATGAAGGACACTTAGGATTTTTCAACAGTAAGGGGTCTATACCTAAACCACACAGGAGATTTCtgagaaaatgaacaaaaactaATGAATGTTACCTTTATCAACAGTAGCATTTTCCTCTGCTCCTCTTACTGTAGGAGTCTCGACACCATCCGCCACCCTAAGGTCAAGAGCATCTTCTTCTGTAACGAAAATAAGTGAATCATTattatatcatgtaaatgtatttcTAACAATTCTTTTTCAATACCAACATTTCTAAAGGCAATGAaatgaatttgaatattttgaaaaaaaaatgaattaaacATCGAATAAGAGGAAGTCACTTTTCTTGCTACAGTACAACATTTATCATCATGCAATGCAGATTATACcgaacaaaaacaaatgaatgtTACCTTCCAGTATCTGGATAAGCCTATCCTCCAGCATGTCCACTTGAGCTCGCTTCTCATCGCTGTCATCTGGAACGATGTGTAGATTAATGAGTacaacgaaaaatagctggatgGCGTGTTATTTTCTATCtcatgtagttacatgtaatGGTCAGCTATCTAGCGATACCGCAAAATCGGCATCATAGAATATAAAGAGCTATATTAAACAACTCATGTCTAGAATAAAGCCTAGAGGGAACCAAGAATACACTTCGGGACTCCCTGCTATATccctctcgataagtgtgttggaatCGTTCAATAACGTTATAGAATTTTATTATGAAAGTGGTAAACTTCACAAGTTAGCATACACGTACTGCTGAGAGGAACAGGATTTATACTGCAATAGCTAGATGTTATTTAAAGCAACTCACGATCCAGCCCTGCAGTATATAACCAATACCTGTTGAGGAACCTCCTGGACATTCCCAGAGACCATTGGAGTCACGGGTAATCTCGGAACCAGAAGGGCAGTCAACATGATCGCAGAAACTGTCCGGTCCTGCACAGAGACAGTTGTCATGCTCAGGTGTGCCCCACTTTTCTCCTTCCTGTGAGGAAATGTGACTCCTTGATTAAGCATCCCAATGGAATATGGATGAAGGCATTTTCTCAACAACCATTAACTAGTTGTTCTGGATAGTTTCGAGGATATCGCAAgatcatgtactagtactatatAAAAAGCCTATTTTTAAGCTGAAAGGAGCTAGATAACAGCTAATTGGTCATACAAACTTTTTTACATTAACATTATCAACACTCAAGCGGCAAACTGTACATCAGTAGTTTTGTTGTATCTGCCATTTATATCGGATGTGTAAGACGTCAAAGATTTTCAGAATTTTAACAAATGCTGCTTGCAGTCTGCAACTGAAATAAAGCACGAGATCCTCAAGACTTTAGGCCTAGCATTTGTGAATTACGTTAATATATTCCTTCATTGCTGTCTGCCATTTTGAACAAACCTTACCTGATGGTCTCCACAACCTTTCTTTATGATCAGTCCGTCATCAGCGACTTCACCAGTAGCATCTGCCTCTTCTTCTGTAACAGTAGAAGTCTCTGCATCACCCGCTGCCCTGAGGTCAAGAGCATCTTCTTCTCCTGTAACAAAAGTGAATGATTAACATTATGTATATGTCTTTgtaaagttcttttttttttaatatcaataATCTTCAAAAGGCAATGAAATAAATTAAAGGATTTGAACACTTCGTTGAATCCAATTTCAAACAAGAGGAATTCACTATTTTATTTCAATACAAcgttgataaaaaaatcatgatagtTACCTGCTAGTTCCGTGAGATCATCAAGGATGTCCTCCACCCTCTTGGAAATTTCTTGTTGCTTCTCCTTCTCAGCGGCTGTTTCATGTTGAAGAGAATGACTAATAAGTTTGATATTTCAGTGATTGTCATGCATGTTAACAACAACATTGCAAGCCTGTAGGGTCGCTGTTACCATCTCTAACATAAATCTTGTGTTATTTTATTACTTTTTGTCTTGTTGATCTAGCTTATTTTATAAATGTAATATTCAAAGAAATGTATGAATCAGAAAAAGTCAATACATCACTTTTCAAGGAATTAATATAACCTTTGATCAGTCATCCGCAGAAGCTTCGAGTGAACTATAGTAATGTTTGCATAACATATAGCGTTTATGtacagaaatcagacagactgGTGCATCCTTTCTTAAGGTAATACCTAACATTGTCTTGAAGGGCATAGAATAGGTTACTCAAACGTTCATTTATCAGAAAAAGGCCATAACTAGTCTATTGATGCGCCATCCTCTCTGAACTGCTGGCAGGAAAAAATTCTATACACCAAGGAAAAATTATGCGAAAATTCGTGAACGTTACCAGACAGTATCTTGAAAAGGGTGTCTTCCAGCATGTCTTCAGTCTGCATGTCAGTGCTGTCATCTAATACAGTGAACATGTGAAGGACAACGATTAATAGGTTTGATATAAACGCATCACAGCTTGATTAGATTTGATAAGGAGCCCATTGTTATGGTcacggtcacatttcctataACAGAGTTTGCACTGTCAAGGGCTGATTTCTAACTGCTTAGGCTGTCTTCATATATATCTATGTAAACGTGCTGTTGTGGATGCCAGAACATGTTTAACAATGTCAAATTTCTATTTTGTTGTGAGATT contains these protein-coding regions:
- the LOC136425568 gene encoding uncharacterized protein produces the protein MRALGIFFLGCSILVSFASSDDSTDMQTEDMLEDTLFKILSAAEKEKQQEISKRVEDILDDLTELAGEEDALDLRAAGDAETSTVTEEEADATGEVADDGLIIKKGCGDHQEGEKWGTPEHDNCLCAGPDSFCDHVDCPSGSEITRDSNGLWECPGGSSTDDSDEKRAQVDMLEDRLIQILEEEDALDLRVADGVETPTVRGAEENATVDKGEVGIDSRGLADGRLIKKGTGTCPSGYHQNNGKCYRACLFRKTWHEASAYCRSLGQGGNLAMPKDHSTNNFLIQLKNARCKSGGFWFGLNDKYREGQWKWVDGSSLGWYKYWGPGEPNNVHGGEDCAEYFPHYWRNSKWNDARCNEKRYFICERAPNGGGSYRADYRCGSRYPAGNGYAAACNANGPSPCCSRWDWCGGSAAHCNCAGCVDYRKRDFRNDFRCGQGFPAGNGRPAKCNPSGPSPCCSRWKWCGSSSLHCNCHGCVDYRKYG